In Flavobacterium sp. N3904, one DNA window encodes the following:
- a CDS encoding Glu/Leu/Phe/Val dehydrogenase, with product MNATVTTGKELQKMDPVFGQLSFNDHEQIVFCNDKDTGLKAIIGIHNSVMGPALGGTRMFNYANEWEALNDVLRLSRGMTYKAAITGLNIGGGKAVIIGDAKTQKTPELMRKFGEFVHSLSGRYITAEDVGMETADMDLVRDVTPYVTGISEERGGAGNPSPVTAFGVYMGMKAAAKQQFGSEKLEGKKILVQGIGHVGETLVEYLTKEGAQVFIADINEEKLYQVAAKYNAQVFTGDDLYSADVDIYAPCAMGATINDNTVNKIKAKVIAGAANNQLANENTHGLILQERGILYAPDFLINAGGIINVYAELAHYDKAEIMRKTENIYNTTLEIFDYAVANAITTHQAALTIAQNRIDLRKIENSKK from the coding sequence ATGAATGCTACTGTTACTACTGGAAAAGAACTTCAAAAAATGGATCCTGTTTTTGGACAATTGTCTTTTAACGATCACGAGCAAATTGTTTTTTGTAACGACAAAGATACAGGATTAAAAGCAATTATTGGTATTCATAATTCGGTTATGGGGCCTGCATTGGGCGGAACCCGTATGTTTAATTATGCCAATGAATGGGAAGCTTTGAATGATGTTTTGCGTCTTTCCAGAGGGATGACTTATAAAGCAGCAATTACAGGATTGAATATTGGTGGTGGAAAAGCGGTTATTATTGGTGATGCCAAAACCCAAAAAACTCCCGAATTGATGCGTAAATTTGGAGAATTTGTACATTCGTTAAGCGGAAGATATATTACGGCTGAAGATGTAGGAATGGAAACTGCCGACATGGATCTTGTGAGAGACGTAACACCTTATGTTACGGGAATCTCTGAAGAAAGAGGTGGAGCAGGTAATCCGTCTCCGGTTACAGCTTTTGGAGTTTACATGGGAATGAAAGCGGCTGCTAAACAACAATTTGGTTCAGAAAAATTAGAAGGCAAAAAAATATTGGTTCAAGGTATTGGACATGTGGGTGAAACTTTGGTTGAATATTTGACAAAAGAAGGAGCTCAAGTTTTTATTGCTGATATCAATGAAGAAAAATTGTATCAAGTAGCGGCAAAATATAATGCACAAGTATTTACAGGAGACGATTTGTACAGTGCCGATGTCGATATTTATGCACCTTGTGCTATGGGAGCCACAATTAATGATAACACGGTAAACAAAATAAAAGCCAAAGTAATTGCAGGTGCTGCCAACAATCAATTGGCAAACGAAAATACACACGGGTTGATTTTGCAAGAAAGAGGAATTCTTTATGCTCCGGATTTCTTGATTAATGCAGGAGGAATCATCAACGTTTATGCTGAATTGGCTCATTATGACAAAGCAGAAATCATGCGTAAAACCGAAAATATTTACAATACAACATTGGAGATATTTGACTATGCTGTTGCCAATGCAATAACAACACATCAGGCTGCCTTGACTATTGCACAAAATCGTATTGATTTAAGAAAGATAGAAAACAGTAAGAAATAG